Proteins encoded together in one Gammaproteobacteria bacterium window:
- a CDS encoding acyl-CoA dehydrogenase family protein: protein MNGNVEFFQEGPELGNQYQDDEALRAWLGRRVPETMLSGIEPGLANLGARAAGEMLALTAAAEAQPPRHVPYDAWGRRVDRIEVSDAWKALHRIAAEEGIVATAYERKQGEWSRLHQFVRLHLYTPSSAIYSCPLAMTDGAARTLELFGDALLKQDVLPHLVSRDPRAFWTSGQWMTERSGGSDVSGTSTEARLEDGRWRLHGTKWFTSATTSEVAVTLARDPEAEGRLSLYLLQLRDAEGKLNEIFVHRLKPKLGTWALPTAELTLQGTPAVRIGEPGKGVKQIATVLNITRLYNAVSAVSYMRRGLALAVDYAGKRLAFGKPILEQPLHHETLSELDAEYTGALHLVLHLGVLLGRGETGKGTPAETALLRLLTPVAKLYTAKQSIATASEVLECFGGAGYIEDTGLPRLLRDCQVLSIWEGTTNVLSLDVLRALEDPASFKAYAADVAARTAAMQGKELAGFRDQITAGVEAMGTWLKGAAQDREALERGARRLAFSMARTYTASLLGLAAAEGWMEPDVLRHWCRTLPRG, encoded by the coding sequence ATGAACGGAAACGTAGAGTTCTTCCAGGAAGGACCTGAATTGGGTAACCAATATCAGGATGACGAGGCGCTGCGCGCGTGGCTAGGCCGGCGCGTGCCTGAGACGATGCTGTCCGGCATCGAGCCAGGCCTGGCGAACCTGGGCGCGCGGGCGGCAGGCGAGATGCTGGCGCTCACGGCGGCGGCGGAGGCGCAGCCGCCGCGTCACGTGCCCTACGATGCCTGGGGCCGACGCGTGGACCGCATCGAAGTGTCGGATGCTTGGAAGGCGCTGCATCGCATCGCCGCGGAGGAGGGCATCGTCGCCACCGCCTACGAACGCAAACAAGGGGAATGGTCGCGCCTGCACCAGTTCGTGCGCCTGCATCTCTATACGCCGTCTTCCGCCATCTATTCCTGCCCGCTGGCCATGACCGACGGCGCGGCACGCACGCTTGAGCTGTTCGGCGACGCACTACTGAAGCAGGACGTGCTGCCGCATCTCGTCAGCCGCGATCCGCGGGCGTTCTGGACCTCGGGGCAGTGGATGACGGAGCGTAGCGGCGGCTCGGACGTGAGCGGCACCTCCACCGAAGCGCGGCTCGAAGACGGCCGCTGGCGGCTCCATGGCACCAAGTGGTTCACCTCCGCCACCACCTCCGAAGTCGCCGTGACCTTGGCGCGGGACCCGGAGGCAGAGGGACGCCTGAGCCTCTATCTCCTGCAGCTGCGCGACGCGGAGGGCAAGCTGAACGAGATCTTCGTGCACCGGCTCAAGCCCAAGCTGGGCACCTGGGCGCTGCCCACCGCGGAGCTCACGCTGCAGGGCACGCCGGCAGTGCGCATCGGCGAGCCGGGAAAGGGCGTGAAACAGATCGCGACGGTGCTGAACATCACGCGCCTCTATAACGCGGTCTCCGCCGTGAGTTACATGCGCCGTGGCCTGGCGCTGGCGGTGGATTACGCCGGCAAGCGCCTCGCCTTCGGCAAGCCCATCCTCGAGCAGCCCCTGCATCATGAGACCCTCTCGGAACTGGATGCGGAGTACACCGGGGCCCTGCACCTGGTGCTGCACCTGGGCGTGCTGCTCGGCCGCGGCGAGACGGGCAAGGGCACGCCGGCGGAGACCGCGCTGCTGCGTCTGCTCACGCCAGTCGCGAAGCTGTATACCGCCAAGCAGTCCATCGCCACCGCCAGCGAAGTGCTGGAGTGCTTCGGCGGCGCGGGGTATATAGAGGACACGGGCCTGCCGCGGCTGTTGCGGGACTGCCAGGTGCTCTCCATCTGGGAGGGCACCACCAATGTGCTGTCCCTGGACGTGCTGCGGGCGCTGGAGGACCCGGCGTCCTTCAAGGCCTACGCGGCGGACGTGGCTGCGCGCACCGCGGCCATGCAGGGCAAGGAGCTCGCCGGGTTCCGCGACCAGATCACCGCCGGGGTCGAGGCCATGGGGACCTGGCTCAAGGGTGCGGCGCAGGACCGTGAAGCGCTGGAGCGGGGCGCGCGGCGCCTGGCCTTCAGCATGGCGCGTACTTACACCGCCTCACTGCTGGGCCTGGCTGCTGCCGAAGGGTGGATGGAGCCGGACGTGCTGCGCCACTGGTGCCGGACGCTGCCGCGCGGCTAG
- a CDS encoding ABC-F family ATP-binding cassette domain-containing protein translates to MASDLLVSVQGLSKSYGLQNLFSGITLSFHAGEKLGLIGPNGSGKSTLLRILADVETPDEGQVARAGSTHLVYLPQEDRFSAGATVESALLDALPAHQRDAGLNSIRDLLREMAFADLGQKVDSLSGGWRKRLAVACALVQEPDLLLLDEPTNHLDLEGILWLEALLKSARFAFVLVSHDRYFLENATNRIVELNRRYPDGYLRVEGNYSEFLQRRLAVFDQQDREERVLENTFRRELEWLRRGPKARTTKAKGRIDAAYELKDELQATRGRNALTRSAEIEFDATGRRTRKLVELKDVTVERGGRRLFSGLDLTLGPGSCVGVLGRNGSGKSSLIQLLRGELKPSAGSITWADDLKVVSFDQKREQLDRSLTLKQALSPTGESVMFQGKPLHVSAWARRFLFPTEKLGLPVARLSGGEQARVLIARLMLQPADLLLLDEPTNDLDIATLEVLEDSLAEFPGALVLITHDRFLMDRLSDRLLYLDGSGHVTFFADYAQWLEARRSAVPAPMASQAVAPARKPAAPGLSYEEKKELDRMEKRIEKAEAEVNAIQERLHDPAIMSDAAKLKEIYGSLEAARTKVAELYTRWQELESRNA, encoded by the coding sequence ATGGCATCCGACCTCCTCGTCAGCGTCCAGGGTTTGAGCAAGTCCTACGGGCTGCAGAACCTTTTCTCGGGCATCACCCTGAGTTTCCACGCGGGGGAGAAGCTGGGCCTCATCGGGCCCAACGGCTCCGGCAAGTCCACGCTGCTCAGGATCCTGGCGGACGTGGAGACCCCCGACGAAGGGCAGGTGGCACGGGCCGGTTCCACCCATCTCGTGTACCTGCCTCAAGAAGACAGGTTCTCCGCCGGCGCCACCGTGGAGTCGGCGCTGCTGGATGCGCTGCCGGCACACCAGAGGGATGCCGGACTCAACTCCATCCGCGATCTCCTGCGGGAGATGGCCTTCGCGGACCTGGGGCAGAAGGTGGATTCCCTCTCGGGCGGCTGGCGCAAGCGCCTGGCTGTCGCCTGCGCGCTGGTGCAGGAGCCGGACCTTTTGCTGCTGGACGAGCCTACCAATCACCTGGACCTGGAAGGCATCCTGTGGCTGGAAGCGCTGCTGAAGTCGGCGCGCTTCGCCTTCGTGCTGGTGAGCCACGACCGTTACTTCCTGGAGAACGCCACCAACCGCATCGTGGAACTGAACCGCCGCTATCCGGACGGTTATCTGCGGGTGGAAGGCAACTACAGCGAATTCCTGCAGCGGCGCCTCGCGGTCTTCGACCAGCAGGACCGCGAGGAGCGGGTTTTGGAGAACACGTTCCGCCGCGAGCTGGAGTGGCTGCGGCGGGGACCCAAGGCCCGCACCACCAAGGCCAAGGGGCGCATCGATGCCGCCTATGAGCTGAAGGACGAGCTGCAGGCCACCCGCGGCCGCAACGCACTGACGAGATCCGCCGAGATCGAGTTCGACGCCACCGGCCGCAGGACCCGCAAGCTGGTGGAGCTCAAGGACGTGACAGTGGAGCGGGGCGGGCGGCGGCTGTTTTCCGGACTGGACCTCACGCTGGGGCCGGGCAGCTGTGTCGGGGTGCTGGGGCGCAATGGCAGCGGCAAGAGCAGCCTGATCCAGCTCCTGCGAGGCGAGCTCAAGCCCAGTGCCGGCAGCATCACCTGGGCGGACGACCTCAAGGTGGTGAGCTTCGACCAGAAGCGCGAGCAGCTGGACCGGAGCCTCACCCTGAAGCAGGCGCTCTCGCCCACCGGCGAGAGCGTGATGTTCCAGGGCAAGCCCCTGCACGTGAGCGCCTGGGCCCGGCGCTTCCTGTTCCCCACCGAGAAGCTCGGGCTGCCGGTGGCGCGGCTCTCGGGCGGCGAGCAGGCGCGGGTGCTGATCGCGCGGCTGATGCTGCAGCCCGCCGACCTGCTGCTGCTGGACGAGCCCACCAACGACCTGGACATCGCGACGCTGGAGGTGCTGGAAGATAGCCTGGCGGAGTTCCCGGGTGCGCTGGTGCTCATCACCCACGACCGCTTCCTCATGGACCGCCTGAGCGACCGGCTGCTGTACCTGGACGGGAGCGGCCACGTCACGTTCTTCGCGGACTACGCTCAATGGCTGGAAGCGCGCCGCAGTGCGGTGCCGGCGCCGATGGCATCGCAGGCGGTGGCGCCGGCCAGGAAGCCCGCCGCGCCCGGTTTGAGCTATGAAGAGAAGAAGGAGCTCGACCGGATGGAGAAGAGGATCGAGAAGGCCGAGGCGGAAGTGAACGCCATCCAGGAACGGCTGCACGACCCTGCCATCATGAGCGACGCGGCGAAGCTCAAGGAGATCTACGGCAGCCTGGAAGCCGCCCGGACCAAGGTGGCGGAACTGTACACGCGCTGGCAGGAATTGGAATCCCGCAATGCGTGA
- a CDS encoding antibiotic biosynthesis monooxygenase family protein, with protein MKPGYICVWEFLAAPGKVEEFKRLYGPEGDWVQLFRRAPGYIRSELHQDQANPQRFMTVDYWESQAAGDAFRKQFLHEYEELDVCCEQYTVKERELGRFTPLG; from the coding sequence GTGAAACCCGGTTACATCTGCGTGTGGGAGTTCCTGGCGGCCCCCGGCAAGGTGGAGGAGTTCAAGCGCCTCTACGGGCCGGAAGGGGATTGGGTGCAGCTGTTCCGCCGCGCGCCGGGCTACATTCGCAGCGAGCTTCATCAGGACCAGGCCAACCCGCAGCGCTTCATGACGGTGGATTACTGGGAATCCCAGGCGGCGGGCGATGCCTTCCGCAAGCAGTTCCTGCACGAATATGAGGAACTGGACGTGTGCTGCGAACAGTACACCGTGAAGGAAAGGGAGCTGGGCCGGTTCACGCCACTGGGCTGA
- a CDS encoding NfeD family protein, which translates to MEHEMALGFLAAGIILLVLEMASVTFYLAALAFASLLTALITWLYPMNGWQGALVFTLGSAVALPLAHLLRRRLHGDKTDPLEDMDKGNLVTVAQADGHDIKVKYRDSLWEAAWEGSGHPSVGQRAKVVARDGSRLRVKPVH; encoded by the coding sequence ATGGAACACGAGATGGCTCTGGGCTTCCTGGCGGCGGGGATCATCCTCCTCGTGCTGGAGATGGCCAGCGTGACGTTCTACCTGGCGGCGCTGGCCTTCGCCTCGCTGCTCACCGCGCTCATCACCTGGCTCTATCCCATGAACGGCTGGCAGGGGGCGTTGGTGTTCACGCTGGGCTCCGCCGTGGCATTGCCCCTGGCGCACCTGCTGCGCCGCCGCCTGCACGGCGACAAGACCGACCCGCTGGAGGACATGGACAAGGGCAACCTGGTCACGGTCGCCCAGGCGGACGGCCACGACATCAAAGTGAAGTACCGCGACTCGCTGTGGGAGGCTGCCTGGGAGGGCAGCGGCCACCCCAGCGTGGGGCAGCGCGCCAAGGTGGTGGCCCGCGACGGCTCGCGCCTGCGCGTGAAGCCGGTCCACTGA
- a CDS encoding SPFH domain-containing protein — translation MQLSSIIGLLILVWAAFTIVRAVRIVPQQQAWVVERLGRFHAVLGSGMQLIVPILDRVAYRFDMREIPMDVPEQICITKDNTRLSVDGVLYYQITNAQNAAYGTNNVITAVVQLVQTTMRAEVGKLALDECLSQRETLNRGVVDVLTEAAAGWGVKVLRYEIRNLTPPDEIQRAMELQLTAERQKRAAIAKSEGDRQQAINQSEGQKQSQINNAEGERQSAILRADGQAQAIAAVANATAKAIETIGKATAGQGGADALHYQLGQQWVQQWGEIAKTSTVTVVPANMGDLSAMVGTLLSQSGNAKPAAR, via the coding sequence ATGCAGTTGTCATCCATCATCGGCCTGCTGATCCTGGTCTGGGCCGCGTTCACCATCGTCCGCGCGGTGCGCATCGTGCCGCAGCAGCAGGCCTGGGTCGTCGAGCGCCTGGGGCGCTTCCACGCAGTGCTGGGCTCGGGCATGCAGCTCATCGTGCCGATCCTGGACCGGGTGGCCTACCGCTTCGACATGCGTGAGATCCCGATGGACGTGCCGGAGCAGATCTGCATCACCAAGGACAACACGCGCCTGTCGGTGGACGGCGTGCTCTACTACCAGATCACCAACGCCCAGAACGCCGCCTACGGCACCAACAACGTGATCACCGCCGTGGTACAGCTGGTGCAGACCACCATGCGTGCCGAGGTAGGCAAGCTGGCGCTGGACGAGTGCCTGTCGCAGCGCGAGACCCTCAACCGCGGCGTGGTGGACGTGCTCACCGAGGCCGCCGCAGGCTGGGGCGTAAAGGTGCTGCGCTACGAGATCCGCAACCTCACCCCGCCCGACGAGATCCAGCGCGCCATGGAGCTGCAGCTCACCGCCGAGCGGCAGAAGCGCGCCGCCATCGCCAAGTCCGAGGGCGACCGCCAGCAGGCCATCAACCAGTCGGAAGGCCAGAAGCAGAGCCAGATCAACAATGCCGAGGGCGAACGCCAGTCCGCCATCCTGCGCGCCGACGGCCAGGCCCAGGCAATCGCCGCGGTGGCCAACGCCACCGCCAAGGCCATCGAGACCATCGGCAAGGCCACCGCGGGCCAGGGCGGCGCGGACGCGCTGCACTACCAGCTCGGCCAGCAGTGGGTGCAGCAATGGGGCGAGATCGCCAAGACCTCCACCGTGACCGTGGTGCCCGCGAACATGGGCGACCTCTCAGCCATGGTGGGCACGCTGCTGTCCCAGTCCGGCAACGCCAAGCCAGCGGCCCGCTGA
- a CDS encoding TIGR03862 family flavoprotein, translating into MSPRTAAVIGGGPAGLMAAETLAQAGVSVALYDAMPSVGRKFLQAGVGGLNLTHSEPEAAFLARYGVRRERLRPWLERFGPDALRTWAASLGVETFVGSSGRVFPREMKAAPLLRAWLRRLKEDGVRIHVRHRWRGWDGQGALLFDTPDGSRTSKPDITVLAVGGGSWARLGSDGAWVGLLEAKGVEIHPLKPANCGFEAAWSGHLRERFAGQPVKPVTAWLEDGTPRQGEFIVTHHGVEGGLIYALSTSLREAIERDGSVTLHIDLVPNRDVPHLAQALAKPRGSQSMANHLRKQTGLEGVKAGLLREVAGAGELPAPGELAALIKDLPIKLTAMRPLDEAISTAGGIAFETMDEHSMLRALPGVFCAGEMLDWEAPTGGYLLTACFASGKAAGEGALRRLEGKP; encoded by the coding sequence ATGAGCCCGCGCACCGCCGCGGTGATCGGCGGCGGTCCCGCGGGTCTCATGGCCGCGGAGACGCTGGCGCAAGCCGGCGTCTCCGTCGCTCTCTACGACGCCATGCCCTCCGTGGGGCGCAAGTTCCTGCAGGCGGGCGTCGGCGGCCTCAACCTGACCCATTCCGAACCGGAAGCGGCCTTCCTCGCGCGCTACGGCGTACGGCGCGAGAGGCTGCGCCCGTGGCTGGAGCGTTTCGGCCCGGATGCACTGCGCACCTGGGCGGCGTCGCTGGGCGTCGAGACCTTCGTCGGCAGCTCAGGCCGCGTGTTTCCCAGGGAGATGAAGGCCGCGCCACTCCTGCGTGCCTGGCTGCGGCGCCTGAAAGAGGATGGCGTGCGCATCCACGTGCGGCATCGCTGGCGTGGCTGGGACGGGCAGGGCGCGCTACTGTTCGACACGCCGGACGGAAGCAGGACCTCCAAGCCGGATATCACCGTGCTCGCCGTGGGCGGCGGCAGCTGGGCGCGCCTCGGGTCCGATGGTGCCTGGGTGGGACTGCTGGAGGCGAAAGGCGTCGAGATACACCCCCTCAAGCCTGCCAACTGCGGCTTCGAGGCCGCCTGGAGCGGACATCTCCGCGAACGCTTCGCCGGCCAGCCGGTGAAGCCCGTGACCGCCTGGCTGGAAGACGGCACGCCGAGACAAGGCGAGTTCATCGTCACCCATCATGGTGTCGAGGGCGGACTCATCTACGCCTTGTCTACATCCCTGCGCGAGGCCATCGAGCGAGACGGCAGTGTGACCTTGCATATCGACCTCGTGCCGAACCGGGATGTGCCGCATCTGGCGCAAGCTCTCGCCAAACCACGCGGCTCCCAGTCCATGGCCAACCATCTGCGCAAGCAGACGGGGCTCGAAGGCGTGAAGGCAGGGCTGCTGCGGGAGGTGGCGGGTGCCGGGGAGCTGCCGGCGCCTGGCGAGCTCGCGGCGCTCATCAAGGATCTTCCCATCAAGCTCACGGCGATGCGTCCGCTGGACGAAGCCATCAGCACAGCCGGCGGTATCGCCTTCGAGACTATGGACGAACACTCGATGTTGCGGGCGCTGCCGGGAGTCTTCTGCGCCGGTGAGATGCTGGACTGGGAAGCGCCCACCGGCGGCTACCTGCTCACGGCCTGTTTCGCCAGCGGCAAGGCCGCGGGCGAGGGCGCACTGCGCAGGCTGGAAGGCAAGCCATGA
- a CDS encoding YaiI/YqxD family protein codes for MRIWVDADACPKAIKEILFRAAKRAGVQLTLVANQSLRTPPSQHIKSMQVASGFDVADNEIVRQVAAGDLVVTADIPLAAQVVEKGAHALNPRGELYTPENIKARLSLRDFMANLRDSGVQTGGPAPLSQADRQAFANHLDRLLAKRGA; via the coding sequence ATGAGGATCTGGGTGGACGCGGATGCCTGCCCCAAGGCCATCAAGGAGATCCTGTTCCGCGCCGCCAAACGCGCCGGCGTGCAGCTCACGCTGGTAGCCAACCAGTCGCTGCGCACTCCGCCTTCGCAGCACATCAAGTCCATGCAGGTGGCATCAGGCTTCGACGTGGCGGACAACGAGATCGTGAGGCAGGTGGCGGCAGGCGATCTGGTGGTCACGGCGGACATACCGCTGGCGGCGCAGGTGGTGGAGAAGGGCGCCCACGCCCTCAACCCACGTGGCGAGCTCTACACGCCCGAGAACATCAAGGCTCGCCTGAGCCTGCGGGACTTCATGGCCAACCTGCGAGACAGCGGCGTACAGACCGGCGGCCCCGCGCCCCTGAGCCAGGCCGACCGGCAGGCCTTCGCCAACCATCTGGACCGTCTGCTGGCGAAGCGGGGTGCCTAA
- a CDS encoding DUF1993 domain-containing protein, producing the protein MQFSMYQATAPGFIHILTQLKLVLKKGEDHAAAHKIDPLVLTGARLFPDMFPLNRQIHIATDQVKFCMARLSGTDAPKFDDTEKTFDELQARLDKTIAYIQGFKPAQIDGSENKTIEVKPANGNPRKYQGTNYVFDSVYPNFFFHVTTAYAILRHNGVAVGKTDFLGDTEHVKRS; encoded by the coding sequence ATGCAGTTCTCGATGTATCAGGCGACGGCGCCGGGCTTCATCCACATACTCACTCAGCTGAAGCTCGTCCTGAAGAAGGGCGAGGATCACGCCGCCGCGCACAAGATCGACCCGCTGGTGCTGACCGGCGCGCGCCTGTTCCCGGACATGTTCCCGCTGAATCGCCAGATTCACATCGCCACCGACCAGGTTAAGTTCTGCATGGCGCGCCTCTCCGGCACCGACGCGCCGAAGTTCGACGACACCGAGAAGACTTTCGATGAGCTGCAGGCGCGCCTCGACAAGACCATCGCCTACATCCAGGGTTTCAAACCCGCACAGATCGACGGCAGCGAGAACAAGACCATCGAGGTCAAGCCGGCGAACGGCAACCCGCGCAAGTACCAGGGCACGAACTACGTGTTCGATTCCGTATACCCGAACTTCTTCTTCCATGTGACCACGGCCTACGCGATCCTGCGCCACAACGGTGTCGCGGTGGGCAAGACGGATTTCCTCGGCGACACCGAGCACGTCAAGCGCTCCTAG
- the otsB gene encoding trehalose-phosphatase, giving the protein MEQGIPEAFFLDVDGTLLPIADSPETVVPTAAVCGLLNRLSAACDGALALVSGRPLRQVDLMFAPNRFVAAAQHGAERRDPGGMVVWSEAHLPALQAVGPRLRRLADSDPHLRLEDKGLAIALHYRRAPHLGDQLAIRMMTLLAPYSVLRLQPGKMVLEVCGAETGKGRAVEAYLRQPPFAGRRPIYIGDDLTDESAFEAVNARGGLSIKVGPGPSVAQERLTDPAAVLAWLKSRLQGTESGDLARP; this is encoded by the coding sequence ATGGAGCAGGGCATACCCGAAGCATTTTTCCTGGATGTGGACGGCACCTTGCTCCCGATCGCGGACTCGCCCGAGACGGTGGTCCCGACCGCGGCCGTGTGCGGCCTGCTCAACCGCCTCTCGGCGGCCTGCGATGGAGCGCTCGCGCTGGTAAGCGGCCGTCCCCTGCGGCAGGTGGACCTCATGTTCGCACCCAACCGCTTCGTCGCCGCCGCCCAGCACGGCGCGGAACGGCGTGATCCCGGCGGCATGGTGGTCTGGTCCGAAGCGCACCTGCCGGCGTTGCAGGCAGTGGGGCCGAGGCTGCGCCGGCTCGCGGACTCCGATCCGCACCTCAGGCTCGAGGACAAGGGCCTCGCCATTGCGCTGCACTACCGTCGCGCTCCCCACCTCGGTGACCAGCTTGCCATACGCATGATGACGCTGCTGGCGCCGTATTCGGTGCTGCGCCTGCAGCCCGGCAAGATGGTGCTGGAAGTGTGCGGTGCCGAGACCGGCAAGGGCCGGGCGGTCGAGGCATACCTCAGGCAGCCGCCCTTCGCGGGCCGCCGCCCCATCTACATCGGAGACGACCTCACCGACGAGAGCGCTTTCGAAGCGGTCAACGCGCGCGGCGGCCTCAGCATCAAGGTGGGTCCGGGGCCGAGCGTGGCGCAGGAGCGGCTCACTGATCCCGCCGCGGTGCTCGCCTGGCTCAAATCACGTCTCCAGGGAACGGAGAGTGGGGACCTTGCGCGACCTTGA
- a CDS encoding glycoside hydrolase family 15 protein, translating into MRDLELGLIGNCAFGALVDARAEIVWACLPRFDADPVFCSLLEPAEEGRGSFSIDLAGFASSSQRYERNTAILVTTLNDAQGGVVEVVDFAPRFKNFGRMFRPATLVRCIRPLKGRPRITLRLRPAGDYGAQKPATTAGSNHVRYLLPGMVLRLTTNAPVTAVLDETPFQLDHEVVMLLGPDEVVNVSLEEMVREFHLETAAYWREWVRYLALPLEWQDEVIRAAITLKLCTFEDTGAVIAAVTTSIPESTGSSRNWDYRHCWLRDSYFVVNALNRLGATRTMEDYIRYVVNVGADAVDGRLKPVYRINGRSDLEEREVGSLKGYRSFGPVRVGNDAHRQEQNDVYGAVVLSAAHAFFDARLDSPGDAALFAQLEGLGETALELHDKPDAGLWELRGNSRVHTFSSVMCWTACDRLARIARRLGLKERTLYWSGAAERVRTTILERAWSAKLGSFTASFGGESLDAALLLLAELGIVEPKDPRFVATVEAIGRELKRGDYVFRYVEADDFGTPHNAFTLCTFWYIDALAKIGRREEARTLFEHMLARRTATGLLSEHLDPATGELWGNFPQTYSMVGIIHSAMRLSDPWEVAF; encoded by the coding sequence TTGCGCGACCTTGAACTGGGCCTCATCGGCAACTGCGCGTTCGGAGCGCTGGTGGATGCCCGCGCCGAGATCGTGTGGGCCTGCCTGCCGCGCTTCGATGCCGATCCGGTGTTCTGCTCGTTGCTGGAGCCCGCGGAGGAAGGCCGCGGCAGCTTCAGCATCGACCTTGCCGGGTTCGCGAGCTCCAGCCAGCGTTATGAGCGCAACACCGCCATATTGGTGACCACGCTCAATGACGCCCAGGGCGGCGTGGTGGAGGTCGTGGATTTCGCTCCACGCTTCAAGAACTTCGGCCGCATGTTCCGCCCGGCCACGTTGGTGCGCTGCATCCGCCCGCTCAAGGGCCGGCCGCGCATCACGCTGAGGCTGCGGCCAGCGGGGGACTACGGCGCACAGAAGCCAGCCACCACGGCTGGCAGCAACCATGTGCGCTACCTGCTGCCCGGAATGGTGCTGAGACTCACCACCAACGCGCCTGTGACGGCTGTATTGGACGAGACGCCGTTCCAGCTCGACCACGAGGTGGTGATGCTGCTGGGGCCGGACGAAGTGGTGAACGTCTCGTTGGAGGAGATGGTGCGGGAATTCCACCTTGAGACCGCGGCCTATTGGCGCGAGTGGGTGCGCTACCTGGCGCTACCCCTGGAATGGCAGGACGAGGTGATCCGCGCAGCCATCACCCTCAAGCTCTGCACCTTCGAGGACACCGGTGCGGTGATCGCGGCCGTCACCACTTCCATCCCCGAAAGCACCGGCTCCTCCCGCAACTGGGATTACCGCCACTGCTGGTTGCGGGACAGCTACTTCGTAGTGAACGCGCTCAACCGTCTGGGTGCGACCCGTACCATGGAGGACTACATACGGTACGTGGTCAACGTCGGCGCCGACGCTGTGGATGGGCGCCTCAAACCCGTGTACCGCATCAATGGCCGTAGCGACCTGGAAGAGCGGGAAGTCGGGAGCCTAAAGGGGTACCGGAGCTTCGGGCCCGTACGGGTGGGCAACGACGCGCACCGCCAGGAGCAGAACGACGTGTACGGCGCAGTGGTGCTGTCCGCCGCCCACGCCTTCTTCGATGCGCGGCTGGACTCGCCCGGCGACGCGGCGTTGTTCGCCCAGCTGGAGGGGCTGGGAGAGACCGCCCTCGAGCTGCACGACAAACCGGACGCAGGCCTGTGGGAGCTGCGCGGCAACAGCCGCGTGCATACGTTCTCCAGCGTGATGTGCTGGACCGCCTGCGACCGCCTGGCTCGCATCGCCCGGCGCCTGGGCCTCAAGGAGCGCACCTTATATTGGAGCGGGGCGGCGGAACGCGTCCGCACCACCATCCTGGAACGGGCCTGGAGCGCCAAGCTCGGCAGCTTCACCGCCAGCTTCGGTGGTGAGTCGCTTGATGCAGCGCTGCTGCTGCTGGCGGAGCTCGGCATCGTGGAGCCGAAGGACCCGCGTTTCGTCGCGACGGTCGAGGCGATCGGGCGCGAGCTCAAGCGCGGCGACTACGTATTCCGCTACGTGGAGGCAGATGACTTCGGCACGCCTCACAACGCCTTCACTCTCTGCACATTCTGGTACATCGATGCGCTCGCCAAGATAGGCCGGCGCGAGGAGGCACGCACCCTGTTCGAGCACATGCTGGCGCGGCGCACTGCCACCGGCCTCCTGTCGGAACACCTGGATCCCGCCACCGGCGAGTTGTGGGGCAATTTCCCCCAGACCTACAGCATGGTGGGTATCATCCATTCCGCCATGCGCCTCAGCGACCCCTGGGAGGTCGCGTTTTGA